DNA sequence from the Parasphingorhabdus cellanae genome:
GCGGCCATAAATCGCAGCGGGTTGATCGGCCCCGAGTTGCGCTGCTATTTCGCGCATATCGTCAACCGCTATCCCGCAATGGGCCGACAGTTCAGCCATATCAAAACCGCCAATCGCTGGCTCAATATTCCCCCAGCCATCGTCCATGATCTGTTCAAGTCGCGAAATATCGGCATGACCGCCCTCAAAGATCGCTTTCAATATGCCGATAAACAGGGCGGTATCGGTTCCGGGTTTCACGAAATGATGCGCGTCGGCCAGTTTTGCGGTTTCGGTTCGGCGCGGATCGATGACGATCATCTTGCCATCACGCGCCTGCATTTCCTTCACGCGCTTCTTGAAGTCCGGAACCGTCCAGATGCTGCCATTGGAGGCCGCCGGATTACCGCCGACAATGACCAGATACTGACAGCGATCAATATCCGGCACGGCCGCCAGGCTGACATGGCCATACATATGATATTGCACCACGTGATGCGGAATCTGGTCCAGTGTCGAGGCTGAGTAGATATTTTTCAGGCCCATTGCCCGGCGCAGCGTGCTGATCTGGGTCGATATGCCATAATCGTGTGCGCTGGGATTGCCCATATACATGGCGGGCTTGGCCCCTGCTTCTTTCAGGTCTTTCAGCTTCGCGGCAATTTCCTGAAAGGCCGTTTCCCAGCCAATTTCCTGCCACTCGCCGTTCACTTTTTTGACGGGTTTGTGGAGCCGATCCGGATCGTCCTGCAAATCCGCGATGGCGGTTGCCTTCGGGCAGATATGACCGCGACTCAGGACGTGATCAGGATTACCCTTGATCGAGAGAATCTCGCGGCCTTCGACTTCAACCAAAACGCCGCAATTGGCTTCACAGATATGGCAGGTGCGGGCGTGAATCTGGCTCATCGGGTCTCTCCTAATTTAACTGACCAATTAGCAGAGTGACAAAGCAGTGACCACCGCTGGGAGGGGAAATTATTTCAATATTGAAAAATTGCTGGGATTTCCGGCATAAATAGTCAATTAACGTTCGCAACTTATCAAGCCCCGGTTCTTTCAAAGAAATTGGAATTTATACCCATGATGCGTCGCTGGTTTTCTCCGCTATTATCCTTGCCACTTGTTCTGGGATTGGCAGCCTGCCAGCCCGAACCGCCGCAATCGGTGGGCGATACGGCGCCTGCCGCTGCTGAAATTGCAACAATACCAGATGATCCGGATCCGGCACTTTGGGTGTTAAAGGATGATGACACGACAATCTATCTGTTCGGCACGGTGCATATTTTGAAGCCCGGCCTCACTTGGTTTGATGAAGCGGTCAAAGATGCGTTCGACCGTTCAGATGAACTGGTTGTCGAAATGATCGAGCCGGAACCCGCCGAGATGATGAAAATTGTGAGCGAATTGGCCATAGACAAGACCGGCGTGCCGCTGCGCGACAAGCTCGATCCCGAGGACCGCGTAAAATATGAAGCGGCGATGACGTCGCTGGAGCTGCCACTCAACGCTTTTGATCCGCTGGACCCGTGGTTCGCAAGCGTCAGCATGTCGCTGGTTCCGCTCATGAAAAGCGGCTATGATACCAATAGCGGCGTCGAAGATGCGCTGACATCCAGCGCTAAGGCCAAAAATTTGAAAATTATTGGACTTGAAACGCCGCGGCAACAATTGGGATTTTTCGATAATCTGCCGGAAGATGTTCAAATTCGTTTCCTGAACTTCAATGTGGAAACCATTGAAGAGATGGCGGACGGCATGGAAAATATGGTCGCCCATTGGGCCAATGCGAATATTGGCGCTCTTGCAGAATTGATGAACGCTGGCCTGGAAGAAGAAATACTTTACGAAACGCTGCTGTCCAACCGCAACGCCAACTGGGCTGTTTGGGTCGATGATCGGATGGACCAGCCAGGCACCGTCTTCATGGCTGTCGGCGCCGGTCATTTGGCGGGCGAATCCAGCCTGCAGGAACAGCTTAAAAAACGAGGATTTACTGTTGAGCAGATCAAATATTAGGAATTGTAAGACCTAACATCTTTCATTTTACCGCCATCATGACCAAATGGAATTTATGAAATTTCTTCAGACCTTATTGACGCTGATTGCCACTGTCTGTTTAGCGGCATGCTCCAATGCGCAGGAACCGGCACAGTTAAACACCATGAAAGACGGCAAGCCGGCGCTCTGGAAAGTAACCGGCACAAAGCCTGAGCAGGTTGGTGAGGCTTATCTTTTCGGCACCATTCACATATTACCGAAAGATGTGAACTGGCGGACGCCGCTTATCGACAAGGCTCTCAAAAGTTCGGACAAGCTGATTATCGAGGTGCTGGGGCTCGAAGACACGCAAAACGCAGCGCGGATATTTTCCAAGCTTGCTATTTCGCCCAATCAACCGGAGATAGAACAGCGTGTAAAACCGTCGCTGCGTGACGATCTCGATGCTGTCATAGACAATAGTAACATACCTGAATTTGCGCTCAATCGCATGGAAAGCTGGGCTGCGGCCTTGTCACTGGCATCTGCGCAAACCAACAATCTGGGGCTCGATTCCAGCGAAGGTGTCGAGAAAAAATTAGTGGCACAATTTGGCGAATTCAAAAAGCCTGTCGAAGGTTTGGAAACGATTGAACAACAGCTGGGTTATTTTGATACATTGCCGGAAACGCAGCAGCGCGACATGCTCACCAGTGTTGTCGAGGAAGCGGCTGAGACCAAGACCTCCTTTGAGAAACTTTTTAACGCGTGGATTTCTGGCGATACGGACACAATAGTCGAGTTGTCCGAGGGCGGAATATTGGAAGATCCCAAAACGCGTGAAAAACTGCTGGTTGCTCGCAATCAGGACTGGACCGAACAGCTGGACAAAAAACTGCAGAGCCCCGGCATATCATTTGTAGCAGTGGGCGCCGCACATTTGGTAGGCCCTGATGCTGTCCAAGCCATGCTAGAGCAGCGCGGCTATAAAATTGAAAAAATACAGTAATCGCAAGCGCAAGGTAAATTCATGACATTTTTGTTCGATCGGGAAACCGCGCTGCTGCCGCGTGGAGAGAACGGTTTCGTTGCCGAATGCCCGGAAATATTCCAAAATCCAAATGGGGCAGCCTTTGGCGGCTGGGTGGCCGCTATCGCTGCCCGCGCTGTTGAAGACCATCCTGATTGTGCGGCACCGATCGTTTCTTTGCAGATGTCATACCTCTCGGCTGTCTCTCCTGGCGAGGTAGAGGTTAGAATAACCCTCCTCAAATCGGGCGCTTCCACGCAATTCTGGCGCGCAGAGCTACTTCAACGCGGAGCGATAACCAACACCGCCGATATCGTGACCAGCAATCGCAAGCCAACCAACATCGACTATCAACTTGCCAGACCCGAAACCAAGGCCATGGAGGAAGGCATAAAGCTGGGGGCCGCGCCAATGACCCCGAACTGGGTTGCAACCTACGAACAATATATCGTTCAAGGCGCGCCGTTTTCTGACAATGGAACCCCCGATACGCTGACGTGGATCAAGCAAGAAGATGGCAGGCCAATTGACCGGAAAAGCATCATCGCGATCTGCGATACACCTATGCCCCGAACCTTTTTCCTGTCCAACGAAATGCGCATGGGCTCTACAGTTTCGATGGCGACTTATATTTATGCGAACGAAGACGATATCATTGCTGCGGGTGCCGATCATCTGTTGCTGCGTGTAACAAGCGCTACGGTAAGAAATAGTGCGACCGACCAACGGGTTGAACTTTGGTCAAAGGCCGGAACGTTGCTGGCGACCAGCAACCAGATAGGCTTTTTCCGCTAACCTGAAGCGATCCGGTCTCGCGCCGCAATTTGCCTTGCTTTTCCGCCCTTGCCTGCTTATAGCGCCCTCTTTCCGACCATGAGCACCCTGGAGGCGTGGCGGAAATATCGTAAAAACTATATTTTTGGAGCAACATTATGAGTGATCAGCTGACAATTTCAGCCGAGCCTCGCGAACGGGCTGGCAAGGGAGCCTCCCGTGCACTGCGCAGCGAAGGCCGCATCCCCGCCGTTATTTATGGCGATAAGAAAGACCCTGTAACGATTCATGTGGAAGAACGCGCGCTGAACAAGCTGCTCGGTACCGGCCACTTCATGAACTCGCTGGTCATGGTAGATGTGAACGGTGAAAAAACCCGTACCCTGCCAAAAGATGTTGCTTTCGATCCGGTCTCTGACCGCGCGTTGCATGTGGACTTTTTCCGCCTTGCCAAAGGCGCAAAGGTGCAGGTCGATATTCCGGTTGTCTTTGTGAACGAAGAAGAGTCCCCTGGCCTGAAACGTGGCGGCGTGTTGAACGTTGTTCGCTTCGAACTGGATCTGATGTGTGATGCAGACAAGATTCCAGATCAGATCGAAATTGACGTTACCGGTCTGGAAATTGGCGACTCGGTTCATATTTCCGACATTACACTGCCAGATGGTTCCGAAAGCTCGATCACTGATCGCGACTTCACCATTGCCGGTGTCACCGCACCATCCGCACTTAAATCTTCTGAAGACGAAGCTGAAGAAGGCGAAGAGGGTGAAGAAGGCGAAGAAGGTGCCGAAGGCGAAGCAGCTGAAGGCGAAGGCGGCGAAGCTGAAGGCGGTTCTGAGGACTAGACCTTCCCGCACTAACCACTATATCAAAAACCGCCCATGCCCTGCGAAACGCAGCATGGGCGGTTTTTTGTTTTGAAAGCAGGCCGAAAGGACAAGCAACATGCAACTTTGGGTCGGCCTCGGTAATCCGGGCGCACAATATGCACTCCACCGGCATAATGTCGGCTTCATGGCGCTTGATGCCTTGGAAGAAGTGCACAGTTTCCCCGCGCCCAAGCAGAAATTTCAGGGTTGGGCAGTCGAAGGACGGCTTGGTTCGGAAAAGCTTTTGCTGCTGAAACCGGCAACATTTATGAACGAAAGTGGCCGCAGCGTCGGCGAAGCCATGCGTTTCTATAAATTGGCGCCAGAAGATGTTACGGTTTTTCACGATGAACTGGATCTCGAACCGTTCAAAATCAAAGTGAAAGTCGGTGGCGGCCATGCAGGACATAATGGCTTACGATCAATCGATGCGCATATCGGCCCGGAATTCCGGCGGGTGCGCATCGGCATTGGCCATCCTGGTCATAAATCCCGTGTCCATAATCATGTGCTTGGTAACTATACAAAGTTAGAAATCGATCCGCTCGCCGCGATGTTAGGCGCCATCGCATCAGAAGCGGACTGGTTAGCCAAAGGTAATAATGCCCGCTTTATGAGTGACGTCGCCCTGCGCCTGCAGGACGACTGACACTAATCTGCTCGATCCCGCTTCAACTATAGCTGACACGAACCCTTTGACGCCGCCGTATGGCGGTGCCCGTCATGAAGAAACCAAAGATCATCATCGCCCAGGTCGTCGGCTCTGGCACAGAGCCGAGCAGGTTAAACTGACTGTCCATATCGCGCGCCAGGGCTTCATGAATTGGCGCAGAAAAATGAATACCGTCAAACGAGAATATACCATCACAACCATTGGCAATCGCTGCGGCCCCGGCTGCTTGACAGGTAATGTCCAGCCTCTGTGACGGCAATCCCAGCGCACCCGGATCGGCGATCACCCGATTGAAAAAGTCGAGATAGCTGTAGCGGAAAAAACTGGTATCGCTGGTCAGGCTGAGCGCATCCAATTCCTGTGTGAGATAATTTTCTGCGTTAAAACCGAGCGGACCAGCGACCGGGAATCCGGTCAACAAAACGTTCCGCACACCGATATCGTTTAACGCCTGTACGCCCGCTGCATAATCTTGCGCTGCCTGACGAATGACGACATCAGCAGCGGCCGGATCATCCGGTGCATTCAGAATGTCGTTACCGCCGAAATTCAGAATATAGAGACCGTTGGCGTCGACCTCATTGCCCGCCGCCAAATAGCCGGCGTAAAGGCCAAGCTGTTCACCGAAATCTGGAACGCGCGGATCGGTATTCGATGCCCGCGCTCCGCCAAAAGCGAAATTGGTTCCGCCTTGCAAGGAGGCCAGTGTTGGCGCGCCAAAAAGATCAATGCTCAACAGATCGGTATAGTCAAAGCCATTGGTAAAACGGCCATTGAAATAGCCCGCAGAAGCAGCGGGAATCGCGCCGCCGGTAGCAGTAAAGACATTACCTGCATCTACCAGACTATCCCCAAAAACTGTCAGAGAAGTGAATCGTTCTGTATCACGTTCCGCATGCGCTGGCACCGCTGTTGCCAGAACCAAACCACCCGCAAGCGCCCCAAAAAATCGAACCTTCACAACCATTCTCCCCGTTTTATTATCGTTAATTTTTCGTAACCTGCACCGTTTTGCTGATGAAAGCAATATCCATGGCATCTTGCTACTGGTAATCGTAAAGGAGGCCCGCTATCGAGCACGCTTAATTCCACGGAGTGACATAAATGGGTTTCAAATGCGGTATCGTTGGCCTGCCCAACGTCGGTAAATCAACGCTATTCAATGCGCTCACCGAAACACAGGCGGCGCAGGCAGCCAATTACCCGTTTTGCACGATTGAACCCAATGTTGGCCAAGTCGCCGTCCCCGATCCACGGCTGGACCAAATTGCCAAAATCGCGGGCAGTGCGAAGATCATCGAAACACAGCTCGCCTTTGTGGATATTGCGGGTCTTGTCAAAGGGGCGTCTCAAGGCGAAGGTCTCGGCAACCAATTCCTTGGCAATATCCGCGAAGTCGACGCGATTGTCCATGTTCTGCGTTGTTTTGAAGATGACGATATCCAACATGTCTCCAACAAGGTTGATCCGATTTCTGACGCAGAAGTGGTTGAGACCGAGCTGCTGCTGGCCGATCTGGAAAGCCTGGAAAAGCGGGTTCCCGCCTTTGAAAAGAAAGCCACCAGCGGCGACAAGGAAGCCAAAATCGCCGCCAGCGTACTGGGCCAGACACTGGAATTGCTACGCGACGGAAAACCAGCGCGACTCACTCAACCCAATGATGATGAAGAGCAGCGGATTTTCAAACAGTCGCAGCTGCTGACCGCCAAACCCGTGCTCTATGTCTGCAATGTCGACGAAGGCGATGCGGCTAATGGCAATGACCTGAGCGCCGCCGTTTTTGAAAAGGCCAAGGCCGAAAATGCTGAAGCTGTCATCGTGTCCGCCGCGATCGAATCTGAACTGGTTGGCATGGAAGCAGAAGAGCGCGCCGAATATCTCGCCGAACTGGGTCTGGAAGAATCCGGCCTCGCTCGCGTCATTCGGGCTGGTTATCAACTGCTCAGCCTGCAAACCTTCTTTACTGCGGGTCCCAAAGAAGCGCGGGCCTGGACGGTGCATAAAGGCGCCAAGGCTCCGGAAGCGGCTGGCGAAATCCACACCGACTTCGAACGCGGGTTTATTCGCGCAGAAACAATCGCCTTTGATGACTATGTGTCGCTGGGTGGTGAGAGCGCGGCGCGCGATGCCGGCAAGTTGCGCCAGGAAGGCAAAGACTATGTGGCCCAAGATGGCGATATCATGAATTTCAAATTCAATGTCTGACTTGTCATAAAAGCCCGTTAGACTGTCTTCAGTCTAAGGGGAAAGTGATGATTCGTATTCTATTACAGGCCATTGCGGCTTGTGCTTTGTTGGCTGGATGTGCGGCTTCGCAAACCGCAGTAGTCGCTAGCGATGGTGCCGTGCCTGCTCAGAACGCTCGCGAACCGGTTACCCTATTGATTTCCATTGATGGGTTCCGCCCCGATTATCTGGATCGCGGGATAACACCTCATCTCAGCGCGCTGGCTACATCGGGTGTCGTTGCCGACATGCGATCCAGTTTTCCGACCAAGACTTTCCCCAATCATTGGACTCTGGTCACCGGCAAAAGACCGGATAATCACGGTATCGTCGGCAACAGCATGGAAGATGTGGCCCGGCCCGGTGAGAAATTCACAATGGCCAACAAGGATCCGTTCTGGTGGAATCAGGCAGAACCGATCTGGATAACGGCTGAGAAACAAGGCGTGCGGACAGCAACGATGTTCTGGCCCGGATCAGAGGTCGAGCTGGATGGGACGCGGCCCAGCGACTGGTGGCCTTTTTCACAGGCTCTCTCTAACGACCGGCGCGTCAATGCCGTGGTCGACTGGATGCGGCGCCCGGCAGCGACGCGACCGCAACTGGTCACGCTTTATTTTGATTCGGTGGATACGGCCGGGCATTTTTTTGGACCGGCACCAAGCGAAAAACTCCATGCTGCGATCAGCGCTGTCGACAAGAATATCGGAACCTTGATCGAGCAGTTCGCCGCCTTGGACCAACCGGTGAATTTCGTCATCACATCGGATCACGGCATGGCTGAAACCCATCCTGACCGGGTCATATATCTCGACACTATCCTGCCGCGTGATCAATATCGTCTGGTAGTGGATGGCAACTATGCAGGTATCGAACCTCTCGCTGATGATATGACCACTATCAGCTCCGCCTTCCTGAAACCGCATGAGAATATGGAATGCTGGAAAAGAGAAGATATTCCAGCCCGTTTTCAATATGGCAAGAACCCCCGCGTCCCCTCCATAATATGCCTGCCGACCACGGGCTGGGTTGTTTATCAGGACAAGCCTGAGTGGATGACGGGAATTGGTGGTGGCCATGGCTATGATCATCTCCATCCAGACATGATCGCGTTTTTCCTCGCCAGCGGCCCCGGTTTCGTCGGCGATATAAAGATCGAGACGTTCGACAATGTCGACATCTATTCGCTGCTCGCGCATCTGATCGGCGTTAAACCGAACCAGAGCGATGGCGATCTTTCATCATTTGAACAGGCGCTGAAACCCTGAAACTTTGCCATAGAAACATGGTGTCATAAGAAAGAATAGCCATGCTCTATTACGAAGATATCCAGATCGACGTCGTCCAGAAATACGGATCATACGAAGTTACCAAGGACGAGGTAATCGAATTCGCCTCCAAATATGATCCGCAGCCTTTTCATCTTGATGAAGAAGCGGCTGCCAAGACCCATTTCGGCCGCCTGTCCGCCAGTGGTTGGCACAGCGCGGCCATGATGATGCGGATGATGGTT
Encoded proteins:
- a CDS encoding TraB/GumN family protein, giving the protein MMRRWFSPLLSLPLVLGLAACQPEPPQSVGDTAPAAAEIATIPDDPDPALWVLKDDDTTIYLFGTVHILKPGLTWFDEAVKDAFDRSDELVVEMIEPEPAEMMKIVSELAIDKTGVPLRDKLDPEDRVKYEAAMTSLELPLNAFDPLDPWFASVSMSLVPLMKSGYDTNSGVEDALTSSAKAKNLKIIGLETPRQQLGFFDNLPEDVQIRFLNFNVETIEEMADGMENMVAHWANANIGALAELMNAGLEEEILYETLLSNRNANWAVWVDDRMDQPGTVFMAVGAGHLAGESSLQEQLKKRGFTVEQIKY
- a CDS encoding TraB/GumN family protein, whose amino-acid sequence is MKFLQTLLTLIATVCLAACSNAQEPAQLNTMKDGKPALWKVTGTKPEQVGEAYLFGTIHILPKDVNWRTPLIDKALKSSDKLIIEVLGLEDTQNAARIFSKLAISPNQPEIEQRVKPSLRDDLDAVIDNSNIPEFALNRMESWAAALSLASAQTNNLGLDSSEGVEKKLVAQFGEFKKPVEGLETIEQQLGYFDTLPETQQRDMLTSVVEEAAETKTSFEKLFNAWISGDTDTIVELSEGGILEDPKTREKLLVARNQDWTEQLDKKLQSPGISFVAVGAAHLVGPDAVQAMLEQRGYKIEKIQ
- a CDS encoding thioesterase family protein, which encodes MTFLFDRETALLPRGENGFVAECPEIFQNPNGAAFGGWVAAIAARAVEDHPDCAAPIVSLQMSYLSAVSPGEVEVRITLLKSGASTQFWRAELLQRGAITNTADIVTSNRKPTNIDYQLARPETKAMEEGIKLGAAPMTPNWVATYEQYIVQGAPFSDNGTPDTLTWIKQEDGRPIDRKSIIAICDTPMPRTFFLSNEMRMGSTVSMATYIYANEDDIIAAGADHLLLRVTSATVRNSATDQRVELWSKAGTLLATSNQIGFFR
- a CDS encoding 50S ribosomal protein L25/general stress protein Ctc, with the translated sequence MSDQLTISAEPRERAGKGASRALRSEGRIPAVIYGDKKDPVTIHVEERALNKLLGTGHFMNSLVMVDVNGEKTRTLPKDVAFDPVSDRALHVDFFRLAKGAKVQVDIPVVFVNEEESPGLKRGGVLNVVRFELDLMCDADKIPDQIEIDVTGLEIGDSVHISDITLPDGSESSITDRDFTIAGVTAPSALKSSEDEAEEGEEGEEGEEGAEGEAAEGEGGEAEGGSED
- the pth gene encoding aminoacyl-tRNA hydrolase, coding for MQLWVGLGNPGAQYALHRHNVGFMALDALEEVHSFPAPKQKFQGWAVEGRLGSEKLLLLKPATFMNESGRSVGEAMRFYKLAPEDVTVFHDELDLEPFKIKVKVGGGHAGHNGLRSIDAHIGPEFRRVRIGIGHPGHKSRVHNHVLGNYTKLEIDPLAAMLGAIASEADWLAKGNNARFMSDVALRLQDD
- a CDS encoding SGNH/GDSL hydrolase family protein — translated: MKVRFFGALAGGLVLATAVPAHAERDTERFTSLTVFGDSLVDAGNVFTATGGAIPAASAGYFNGRFTNGFDYTDLLSIDLFGAPTLASLQGGTNFAFGGARASNTDPRVPDFGEQLGLYAGYLAAGNEVDANGLYILNFGGNDILNAPDDPAAADVVIRQAAQDYAAGVQALNDIGVRNVLLTGFPVAGPLGFNAENYLTQELDALSLTSDTSFFRYSYLDFFNRVIADPGALGLPSQRLDITCQAAGAAAIANGCDGIFSFDGIHFSAPIHEALARDMDSQFNLLGSVPEPTTWAMMIFGFFMTGTAIRRRQRVRVSYS
- the ychF gene encoding redox-regulated ATPase YchF; protein product: MGFKCGIVGLPNVGKSTLFNALTETQAAQAANYPFCTIEPNVGQVAVPDPRLDQIAKIAGSAKIIETQLAFVDIAGLVKGASQGEGLGNQFLGNIREVDAIVHVLRCFEDDDIQHVSNKVDPISDAEVVETELLLADLESLEKRVPAFEKKATSGDKEAKIAASVLGQTLELLRDGKPARLTQPNDDEEQRIFKQSQLLTAKPVLYVCNVDEGDAANGNDLSAAVFEKAKAENAEAVIVSAAIESELVGMEAEERAEYLAELGLEESGLARVIRAGYQLLSLQTFFTAGPKEARAWTVHKGAKAPEAAGEIHTDFERGFIRAETIAFDDYVSLGGESAARDAGKLRQEGKDYVAQDGDIMNFKFNV
- a CDS encoding alkaline phosphatase family protein, with translation MIRILLQAIAACALLAGCAASQTAVVASDGAVPAQNAREPVTLLISIDGFRPDYLDRGITPHLSALATSGVVADMRSSFPTKTFPNHWTLVTGKRPDNHGIVGNSMEDVARPGEKFTMANKDPFWWNQAEPIWITAEKQGVRTATMFWPGSEVELDGTRPSDWWPFSQALSNDRRVNAVVDWMRRPAATRPQLVTLYFDSVDTAGHFFGPAPSEKLHAAISAVDKNIGTLIEQFAALDQPVNFVITSDHGMAETHPDRVIYLDTILPRDQYRLVVDGNYAGIEPLADDMTTISSAFLKPHENMECWKREDIPARFQYGKNPRVPSIICLPTTGWVVYQDKPEWMTGIGGGHGYDHLHPDMIAFFLASGPGFVGDIKIETFDNVDIYSLLAHLIGVKPNQSDGDLSSFEQALKP